In a single window of the Acyrthosiphon pisum isolate AL4f chromosome X, pea_aphid_22Mar2018_4r6ur, whole genome shotgun sequence genome:
- the LOC100161832 gene encoding insulin, whose amino-acid sequence MKISMYLSVILLALVIKVVTANVRLQRSPQQYCGSKLADIMKALCNTKYNVPKGHKRSEIDFDVWDYKDLEDYNAVDYPYIKKEDISFMPSRFRRSVKRSIIDECCRRPCYLSELKSYCASQ is encoded by the exons ATGAAGATAAGTATGTATTTGAGTGTAATCCTCTTGGCATTAGTGATCAAAGTTGTAACAGCTAATGTTAGACTCCAACGTTCACCTCAGCAATACTGTGGTTCTAAATTGGCAGACATCATGAAAGCTCTATGCAATACCAAGTACAATGTACCAAAAGGACATAAAAGAAGTGAAATCG atTTTGATGTATGGGATTACAAAGACCTCGAAGACTACAATGCTGTTGACTACCCATATATAAAGAAAGAAGACATTTCATTTATGCCCTCTCGTTTTCGGCGCTCTGTCAAAAGAAGTATCATCGATGAATGCTGCCGCAGACCCTGCTATTTATCTGAACTAAAATCTTATTGTGCAAGTCAGTAG